DNA sequence from the Verrucomicrobiota bacterium genome:
GTTTTAGTAATGGTTGATTACTCAGCTATTTAAGAATGGTTAACCAGGTCCGGTTGTTCCTGATTGAGGAGCTGAATCCAGGTCTCGAATGGATTTGATAAAGAGGATGAGCGATTCGATTTGTGAGTCGGTTAGAACACCGGCGTAACTCGGCATGCCGTATTCGCTTTTTTCAAATCCTTTCACTATCTTGGCGGCAGGATCCAAAAGAGATTCCCGGATGTAGGCTTCGTCGGCTATCGCCGTGGTTCTCTTTTTACTAATAACAACTGCGCGTTCAGAGCCAAAAAGTCCGTTCCAGGTCGGACCCACTTTTGCCATGTCAGGACCCGTTGCAGAATGGCAGGCTGCACACCCCATCATTTGATGAAGTCGACGACCTTCCTCGATCGTTACCGGACCGCTTTCTCTGACTGCTGCGACACGCGGGGTCAGGTCGATCTGTATATTGTCAAACCCTTCGCTTGCTGGATCGAATCCGGGCAATGAGTACGGTGTTGTGTAAGCGTTATTTTCAAATGCCTTGCCTTGCCTGGTTTCGAGTGACCAGCCGATGCGTAATTGCATGACTGGTTTCATATGTGGAATGCCAATAAAAACACTCTTCCTGTCACGCGAAAGATAGGCGCTGCTAGGTGTGAGCCAATCGATGCCGTGTTCTCCTTTTTCATTATACTGTGCAGATCCATAATTGTGAGTGCGGATATAATGCCAACTGGCCAAAGAGTAGCTTTCGGGGTCGACTGCTTTTTTCGAATCCAGTTCTACATTGAAACGTAACAAAACGCCTTTATCCATCGCTGCCACTTCCTCGGGCAACGTGACTTGCTTACCCGTGTACCGTACTCGTCCCAGGCCGGCCAGCTCGCTGAGTGCATTACCCCAACCGTTGACCTGAAAGCCTGCAACATACAGTTGTCCGTCGATCGGATTGACGGAGCCGTTCATTGAAGGAAATTGAAAACCTGTTGTGATACTGACTACCGCTGCTTGGTTTTTTTTCCCGCGGTTGTTCAGGAGTATTTTAAATAACTCTGGTCGATTGAAGCCTATGTGGACCAGGGCGTCGTTTAACGCCCCCATCTTTGCATCAAAAAGCCAGACTTGAGATATGGCCGAGGCATTCACGGCGTGCGGAATCCATGTTATGGGTTCAGCAATGGGCGCAGGGTATTTTTCCTCTTCATGTAAACCCTCCGAAAGAAATCCATAGAATTGGGCATCCTTAACGATGTGCAGTGGCGTGCTTGGAATATATTGTCCTTCCTGGTCACTTGATGTGACCAAACCGGTGCGGATATTTACTCCGATGCTTGGTTGGCGGAATCCATATCCCAGCACAGTAGAACGGCGACCATCGGCCGAGACGCGGAGCACACTTCCATTGTGAATTCCAAGGGTGGTTTTTTGCTGACCTCCTTTTGCAATAATGAACTCACCTTCAGGTGCGAGTCGGATGGTGCTCGGGAATTCCCGCATATCGGCAGTTTGGCCAAATGCATTTGAAAACAATTCGTGCACGTCTGCCTCACCATTTCCATCGGTATCGAGAAGCCGCCAGATGCCGTTGCGATCGAAAACAAAAATCTGCTCGTCAAGAATGGCAACCGTCATGGGTTCATGTAACCCTGATGTGAATCGTTGCCAGCGAACATTCGTTAACGAATCACTTAGGCCGTTAACCAACCAAACGTCGCCATCAAGGGTAGCTACCACTCCAGTGCCATCTGCCAGGAATTGGATATCCGCGAATCGGACGTTCCTTCTCCAGGGATTGTTTAGCGGAAGAAGAATGTTATCCACCACGTATGCTTCATCCTCAGCAGAGAGTTCTGCTGATGTAGCTACTTCCTGGGGCCATCGTGTTTTGGGTTTTCCCTTTGAAATAACAAGCGGTGCGATGATGGGTTCTGTCCCGTTTTCTGTAAACGAAACACAAAAGCGAATGGGGTTACTGTGTGAGGGAACATGGACCAACCATAACCCTGCCTTTTCTTTGAGGGTTGGAGCAGCTTGGTGGTTTGAAATGCCCACTGAAATTCCGCTCTTTGTTTTGTAACCCAGGGTCAGCAGCAATGGTTGACTCGACGCGCTTACTTCAAAGTTCCTCACGACGGCCGATGTGTGGTTGTTTTCAATGAGCTGTATCGATTCCTGAACGGTGGCTTCACCTGCGGTGTATTCCAGAACGACTCCCTTCTCGGTTAGCCGAAGCGTTTTGAATCGCCCCTTTTCTTCGGTCAAGGGACCACGTCCAACCTCTTCAGAACTGGGCGCTGGAGCGCGCGGGTCTTCAAGGTGAAGCTGCTCTCCGATTTGCCAACCGGGGTAAATACCATTTGCAATCCATACATTGCCATCGGGCTTGGGTAACGGAATTTGACCACCGGGTGTTTTTGTGCCGGACGGGTGATACGACTTTGGGGCGAGTGCTTCAGCACTTACGCCTTTGCCTCGCCAGATGGCGGCAATGCGCAATAGGTCCGTATCAAAACAAGCCCAGTGATCGTTGCCAAGATTCAGGATCAATCCGCGAGGGGTACGATTGACGGTAGGGAAAGCGTTACCCGATTGAGAGACTTCAAGAACAGATGAGAAAAACGGGAAGTCGGGTTCCACCCAGTCGGCCCAAGGTGAAGGAGCGGTCAGGTCTGCTTTATCAGACTGGGCGACGCTTGGATGAGTGGTGGTTAAACCAAGAATGACAAGCAGGGGAGCTAGATAGTCTTTTGGGTGCATTTTCAATAAACACTACGGGCCACCGAAAAATCCTGCAAGGTTTTCCTATTAGCATGGTGGTATGCTGTTAAGGGAAATTGCACATGGATATTTAGATTGAATGGTGTTGGTTTGGTAGTAATAAAGAACGGCGACTTACATCCTTGCCATGGGTATCGTGATGTTCGTTTGTCAGGCCATTTTTGAGATTGGAAAAGTGGCTTGATCAGGCTGTTGTAACCGCAGTTTAAACTTCTTATGAAAACCCTGTTCATTAATTTCCTGGTCCTGTTCGCCGTTTTGGCTTCAGCGGCTGATCGTCCCAACATTCTGTTCATCATGACCGATCAGCATTTTGCCGATGCGATGAGCGGTGTGATGGGAAATGAATATGTTAAAACGCCGCATTTGGATGCGCTGGCCGAAAGTGGAGTTCGCTTTGATCGAGCCTATGTGCCAAATCCGTTATGCATTCCGGCACGCAATTCGATTTTTACGGGTTATTTCCCGTTTCAAACGGGCCTGCAATCGAATATGAAGGATCCGTTGCCCGGGCACATGGAGATGATGGGCAGGCATTTTAAGGATGCCGATTATGATACGGGGTATTTTGGGAAGTGGCATATCAATGTTAACACCGACGACAAAGAGCGTCATGGCTTTGATCAAATGGGCGTCCTGAAAAACAATGGCGCCGATCACCTTCTACCGGAACCGGTCACCAATTTCCTGAACCAGAAACGGGATAAACCGTTTTTTTTAGTGGCTTCCTTTACCGGTCCCCATGACATCTGCGAAATGGTGCGTGGGCAGAAGATTCCCGGTGGACCTATTGGTGAATTCCCCAACCCTGCGGATTGCCCGCCTGCTCCGGTCAATCTGGCGCCACCCGTAGATGAAACCGATAGCATGGCAATGATGCGTAGCAGTTATGAAGTTACGGAAATGACTCCGATAAAAGATTTTACCCCCGAAAAATGGCGGCAGATGCGCTGGGGTTATTATCAGTTAATTGAACGGTCGGATCGGGAGATTGGTAAAGTGCTGTCCGCATTGAACAAAGCTGGACTGGCAGAAAACACGCTGGTCATTTTTACAGCCGATCACGGTGACTGCACGGGTGCTCACCAGTTCGCCCAGAAAACGGTCTTTTACGATGAAGCGGCTCGCATTCCATTTATCGTCTCTATGCCCGGAACAGTTTCGTCCGGGACCACCAATAAACTGGTGAATGTGGGAATCGATACCTTCCCAACGATGCTGGATTTTGCTGGATTAAACATTCCTTCTTATTTCATGGGTTTGTCGGTAAAGCCTGTATTGGAAGACCCAAGCTTGGATAGCTGGCGTGACTACATTGTTATTTCCAATCACATGGTTCAAGGTGCCATCCCTCCTGGCCAAACAGAAATCCCCCTGTGTCGCGGCCGTATGGTTCGAACGGAACAATTTAAATACTCGGTCTATGATATCGGGAATCACCGTGAATCGCTCGTGGACATGGAAAATGATCCGCTCGAAATGCGAAACCTGGCCAGAGACCCCAGCTATAAAACCGTCTTGAACTCCCATCGTAAATTGCTGCGAACTTACTCCGATGAGACGGGGGATTCTGAAGCACTTGAAATACTGGGAAAGCTCTAGGTTTTAAAAGTGTCAAAAAGATGGAATGATAAATTTAGGTAGGGCTCGATCGCCGAGCGAGCCGTTTTAAAATCGGCGGTTTAGGGCCAAGCCGCCCTACCAAATATTAGCGCAAATATAGGATCTGACGTTTTTCGAAACTACACCGCTTTTGTAGCGTATCCTTTTATTTTCTTCCGGCTTTATTCCAAACCTTAAAATCGTCAACGACTACGTTCTTGGGGACACTTAACGCAATGTTGGCTTTTGTGGGGTGGGCGAATCCTGAGGATCGAAATTCTAAGAGAAGCTTATCGTTAATGTAGATCTTGGTAAGGTCTCCCCGAATGTCGAAATTGAGTTCGTGCCAGCTATCGGGCTTCAGACTGATGTCTGAGCTCTTCTCGGTTTTCGCAATCGCCTCTTTGAGGTCCGTGCTCGTGTCACCTGCTTGTTTACGTTCGCGCAGTACCAGGTTCATGGATCCATTCATCTGATCAGCGATCGACAATTTTGATGTGGTTACACGAACACTGCAAACGTGACCAGCGTGGGAGGTCTTCAATTCGGGGTCATTAAAATTCACGCCTAATTGATCGCCTTGACCTATTTTAAACTTCATAGACACGGAGCAATCGCCGAGAGGAAAGTCGTGTTTAACTGAAACAGCATGGTTGGCATTTTCCAGTCTTCGAATGGACAATACGCCATTTTCCAGAAAGGCCTGTTTTTCTCCATCGGCTCGCCAAGCGCTGTTGGTACTCCAACCGTTGCCGATGTCGTCTGAAGTCTTCGATCCATCTTTCCGGTCAAAGGTGTCGTTAAAGATCAGCTCGGCATGAGTGTGAATTGCGCCTAGTAAGCACCAGGTGAGCGTGAAAAGGGCTAGTTGGGAAATCTTCATAAGATAAGCTTTATTGAACAAGATGATTGGCTGGAAAGTTAGACCCAAAGCTGCTGCCCTTCCATCGTGAAGTCAAAACGAAGTATTTAGTATTTTTACCCAGATTGCTGGAAACGAAACTTGAAATCTCTATCATTGAATCGAAAGTCTCGCTCTGGAATAGTACTCGAACTTTAACCTATGAAACACGTTCTATTAATACTGGTTTGGCTCTTATTTCTTCCCATTGTTTCGGCTGCAAGTAAGCAACCGAACATACTCTTTATATTTACGGACGACCAATCGCACCGGACCGTATCTGCCTATGAGGATGCCCAGCCTTGGGCAAAGACTCCCCATATTGATCGGCTGGCAAATGAAGGGATACGCTTCAAGCATGCTTTCGCCGGTCCGTGGTGCGCACCCAGTCGAGCCATGACCTTAACCGGTCGCCACCTTCATGGCATTGAGGGACTGGATTTTTCGGATTACCCCGTCATTCGTCAGAATAAGGAAACCTTCCGTATGTGGCCTCAGGTGTTTCGGGAAAATGGGTACACCACCGGCATAATTGGAAAATGGCATTTGGCTTCGGACTACCGACATGGCGAAGTGTGGGACCACTCTATTGTTTGGGAACGTTTAGGCGGTGAAAAGTCTGGCAATTATTATCGCGATCAAAAGCTCCGTTTTGATGGAGGTGACTTTACTCCGGTGGGAGGACACTCAACCGACAACTATACGAAGTACGCGACCGAATTCATTAAACGCGACCATGAGAAACCCTGGATGCTCTGGTTATGCTACGATGCGGTGCATGCGCCTTTTACCCCAGCGGATCGACACGAGGGTGTTCTGGCTGATGCAGGTCCGATTCCCGTTCCGGAGGATATTTATCCGCCGCGCCCGACCAAGCCGCGTTACATGCAAGATTACGCCATGTTCTATCCTGGCCCCGATGGAACACCTGTCGATGAACGCTTAAAATTACCGCTCCCGGGGCTGGTTAAAAAATACCACAGCGGGGTATTGTCCTTGGATGAAGGAGTGAGGGATTTGATGAAATCGTTGGAAGAAACCGGGCAGCTTGATAACACGATTGTGGTTTTTACCTCTGATCAAGGTATTGCGATGGGACACCACGGCATGGAAATCAAAGTAGCGCCTTACGACGACAATATCCGCGTTCCTTACATTATTCGTCTT
Encoded proteins:
- a CDS encoding cytochrome c, whose product is MHPKDYLAPLLVILGLTTTHPSVAQSDKADLTAPSPWADWVEPDFPFFSSVLEVSQSGNAFPTVNRTPRGLILNLGNDHWACFDTDLLRIAAIWRGKGVSAEALAPKSYHPSGTKTPGGQIPLPKPDGNVWIANGIYPGWQIGEQLHLEDPRAPAPSSEEVGRGPLTEEKGRFKTLRLTEKGVVLEYTAGEATVQESIQLIENNHTSAVVRNFEVSASSQPLLLTLGYKTKSGISVGISNHQAAPTLKEKAGLWLVHVPSHSNPIRFCVSFTENGTEPIIAPLVISKGKPKTRWPQEVATSAELSAEDEAYVVDNILLPLNNPWRRNVRFADIQFLADGTGVVATLDGDVWLVNGLSDSLTNVRWQRFTSGLHEPMTVAILDEQIFVFDRNGIWRLLDTDGNGEADVHELFSNAFGQTADMREFPSTIRLAPEGEFIIAKGGQQKTTLGIHNGSVLRVSADGRRSTVLGYGFRQPSIGVNIRTGLVTSSDQEGQYIPSTPLHIVKDAQFYGFLSEGLHEEEKYPAPIAEPITWIPHAVNASAISQVWLFDAKMGALNDALVHIGFNRPELFKILLNNRGKKNQAAVVSITTGFQFPSMNGSVNPIDGQLYVAGFQVNGWGNALSELAGLGRVRYTGKQVTLPEEVAAMDKGVLLRFNVELDSKKAVDPESYSLASWHYIRTHNYGSAQYNEKGEHGIDWLTPSSAYLSRDRKSVFIGIPHMKPVMQLRIGWSLETRQGKAFENNAYTTPYSLPGFDPASEGFDNIQIDLTPRVAAVRESGPVTIEEGRRLHQMMGCAACHSATGPDMAKVGPTWNGLFGSERAVVISKKRTTAIADEAYIRESLLDPAAKIVKGFEKSEYGMPSYAGVLTDSQIESLILFIKSIRDLDSAPQSGTTGPG
- a CDS encoding sulfatase-like hydrolase/transferase, with the protein product MKTLFINFLVLFAVLASAADRPNILFIMTDQHFADAMSGVMGNEYVKTPHLDALAESGVRFDRAYVPNPLCIPARNSIFTGYFPFQTGLQSNMKDPLPGHMEMMGRHFKDADYDTGYFGKWHINVNTDDKERHGFDQMGVLKNNGADHLLPEPVTNFLNQKRDKPFFLVASFTGPHDICEMVRGQKIPGGPIGEFPNPADCPPAPVNLAPPVDETDSMAMMRSSYEVTEMTPIKDFTPEKWRQMRWGYYQLIERSDREIGKVLSALNKAGLAENTLVIFTADHGDCTGAHQFAQKTVFYDEAARIPFIVSMPGTVSSGTTNKLVNVGIDTFPTMLDFAGLNIPSYFMGLSVKPVLEDPSLDSWRDYIVISNHMVQGAIPPGQTEIPLCRGRMVRTEQFKYSVYDIGNHRESLVDMENDPLEMRNLARDPSYKTVLNSHRKLLRTYSDETGDSEALEILGKL
- a CDS encoding sulfatase-like hydrolase/transferase; translation: MKHVLLILVWLLFLPIVSAASKQPNILFIFTDDQSHRTVSAYEDAQPWAKTPHIDRLANEGIRFKHAFAGPWCAPSRAMTLTGRHLHGIEGLDFSDYPVIRQNKETFRMWPQVFRENGYTTGIIGKWHLASDYRHGEVWDHSIVWERLGGEKSGNYYRDQKLRFDGGDFTPVGGHSTDNYTKYATEFIKRDHEKPWMLWLCYDAVHAPFTPADRHEGVLADAGPIPVPEDIYPPRPTKPRYMQDYAMFYPGPDGTPVDERLKLPLPGLVKKYHSGVLSLDEGVRDLMKSLEETGQLDNTIVVFTSDQGIAMGHHGMEIKVAPYDDNIRVPYIIRLPDGMSSGSAIDAPVNVIDLIPTFFSYAGIDLPWEMHGDNLRPLLENPKMDWDRPILQENFSRSFGPDTAGGVTIVDTDKGLPNQNVDWWIFLRHGNYKYIRTLVEDEIEELYNIESDPRELTNLALDPAHQRILSRMRESMVVELKKKNAALVDKMPPPRRL